The following are encoded in a window of Kitasatospora fiedleri genomic DNA:
- a CDS encoding heavy-metal-associated domain-containing protein: MSSTVTYTVSGMSCGHCEKAIDGEVSALPGVTAVSADAQAGTVTVTAEPAPSDEQIAAAVDEAGYELVGRAA, from the coding sequence ATGTCCAGCACCGTCACCTACACCGTCAGCGGGATGAGCTGCGGCCACTGCGAGAAGGCGATCGACGGCGAGGTCTCCGCGCTGCCCGGCGTCACCGCGGTCAGCGCCGACGCCCAGGCCGGCACCGTCACCGTCACCGCCGAGCCCGCCCCCAGTGACGAGCAGATCGCCGCCGCGGTGGACGAGGCCGGCTACGAACTGGTCGGCCGGGCCGCCTGA